The following proteins come from a genomic window of Gimesia chilikensis:
- a CDS encoding M24 family metallopeptidase gives MLTKEGCQARQKRLWDAVPDHLEWILIADPRHVLYLSNFVVQPCSFSRGERALLLLDREKGVTLIGDNFTLRSAAAEFYVDHEAVETWYDHKHSVENRDHALFKALASVVPQLKGRSGAIEAEWLPVGALQELEITQTDATLELGSVLRQLRRQKHDDEIALLKQCMQACDAGHACAREIVEAGKSEFDVFRKVQAAVLQAAGLPVIIYGDFRASTPEVPKAGGLPSGHVLGNGDLFVLDYSVVIHGYRSDFTNTIAVGEPSAEQEKLFGLCQAAMQGGESTLKAGTKCADVHAATAAPIWDAGYKENFQHHAGHGLGLGHPEAPILVPESIDTLLAGDVVTLEPGVYVEGVGGMRIEHNYLITEDGFERLSNHVIALK, from the coding sequence ATGTTGACAAAAGAAGGATGTCAGGCGCGACAGAAACGATTGTGGGATGCAGTTCCCGATCATCTGGAATGGATTCTGATTGCAGACCCGCGTCACGTCTTGTACCTCTCGAATTTTGTGGTGCAACCCTGCAGTTTTTCTCGGGGCGAACGGGCTCTGTTACTGCTGGATCGGGAAAAAGGCGTTACACTGATCGGAGATAATTTCACACTCCGGTCAGCAGCTGCCGAGTTCTATGTAGATCACGAGGCTGTTGAAACTTGGTACGACCACAAACATTCGGTCGAAAATCGAGATCACGCCCTGTTTAAAGCACTTGCGTCAGTTGTCCCGCAATTAAAAGGACGTTCAGGTGCCATCGAAGCTGAATGGCTGCCGGTTGGGGCACTGCAGGAACTGGAAATTACTCAGACCGATGCGACACTTGAATTGGGTAGCGTGCTGCGTCAGTTGCGCCGTCAGAAGCACGATGACGAGATTGCATTGCTGAAACAGTGCATGCAAGCCTGTGACGCAGGTCACGCCTGTGCCCGAGAAATTGTCGAGGCTGGTAAGAGTGAGTTTGATGTCTTTCGTAAAGTGCAAGCGGCGGTACTGCAGGCCGCCGGTCTGCCAGTGATTATTTATGGTGACTTCCGGGCTTCAACGCCTGAGGTCCCCAAGGCAGGCGGACTTCCTTCCGGACATGTTCTGGGCAACGGTGATCTGTTCGTTCTCGATTATTCGGTCGTGATTCACGGATACCGCAGCGATTTTACCAATACGATTGCGGTTGGCGAACCGAGTGCCGAGCAGGAAAAACTGTTTGGTCTCTGTCAGGCTGCTATGCAGGGGGGAGAGTCGACTCTCAAAGCGGGAACCAAATGTGCTGATGTGCATGCCGCAACAGCAGCCCCAATCTGGGATGCTGGATATAAAGAAAACTTCCAGCATCACGCCGGTCATGGCCTCGGGCTGGGACATCCGGAAGCACCGATTCTCGTGCCGGAGAGCATCGATACTCTTTTGGCAGGTGACGTGGTGACTCTAGAGCCTGGTGTCTATGTGGAAGGTGTCGGTGGCATGCGGATTGAGCATAATTACCTGATCACGGAAGATGGATTTGAACGGCTCAGCAATCATGTAATTGCACTCAAGTAG
- the bioF gene encoding 8-amino-7-oxononanoate synthase gives MTSSELPEWMETDLQQIREAGLFRSRRMFQPLAGGRCLLEGQTLINFSSNDYLDLAQDPRLVSAASVALSELGVGARASALVSGRTIWHARLEEQLAKFEGAEAALLFPSGYAANLGVISAVAQEADTIFCDRLNHASLIDGCRLSGARFRVYRHDQLEKLKRELAKPTGAGRKFIVTDSVFSMDGLSAPLRDLCDLAEEFGASLIIDEAHGTGVYGGKGRGLAEELGVEDRVAIRIGTLSKAVGCLGGFVSGSETLINWLWNRVRTQIYSTALPPSICAAACAALEVIQTEPERRDRLHELSRYLRSGLKERSQLTVPASTGPIIPVILSDPALTMQVAGDLQSDGFMVGAIRPPTVPQGTSRLRISLTCAHQREDLERFLKALDGSLARNGESR, from the coding sequence ATGACGTCCTCAGAACTCCCGGAATGGATGGAAACAGATCTCCAGCAGATCCGGGAGGCGGGGCTGTTTCGTTCACGCAGAATGTTTCAGCCTCTTGCTGGGGGACGTTGTCTGCTTGAAGGCCAGACACTGATCAATTTTTCCAGTAATGACTATCTCGATCTGGCACAGGATCCACGACTGGTCTCTGCAGCTTCTGTCGCACTGTCTGAGTTGGGAGTCGGGGCTCGCGCCAGTGCCCTAGTGAGTGGTCGAACCATCTGGCATGCTCGTCTGGAAGAGCAACTGGCAAAATTTGAAGGGGCTGAGGCGGCTCTGTTATTTCCGAGTGGCTATGCTGCCAACCTGGGGGTGATTTCGGCGGTCGCTCAGGAAGCAGATACCATTTTCTGTGACCGGTTAAATCATGCCAGCCTGATTGATGGTTGCCGACTTTCGGGAGCCCGGTTTCGTGTCTATCGACATGATCAACTGGAGAAACTGAAACGCGAGCTCGCGAAACCCACGGGAGCAGGCCGGAAGTTTATTGTTACCGATTCCGTATTCAGTATGGATGGCCTTTCCGCCCCTTTGCGTGATCTCTGTGATCTGGCAGAGGAGTTTGGGGCCAGCCTGATCATTGATGAGGCGCACGGTACCGGTGTGTACGGAGGTAAAGGGCGCGGTCTGGCTGAAGAGCTGGGAGTTGAAGACAGGGTGGCCATTCGGATTGGTACACTCAGTAAAGCCGTGGGCTGCCTGGGAGGCTTTGTTTCTGGTTCTGAAACATTGATCAACTGGCTCTGGAACCGCGTGCGTACCCAGATTTACTCCACTGCCCTGCCCCCGTCTATCTGTGCTGCTGCCTGTGCTGCACTGGAAGTCATCCAGACAGAACCAGAGCGGCGCGATCGACTGCATGAGCTGTCCCGCTATCTGAGATCAGGCCTCAAGGAACGTTCTCAACTGACGGTGCCTGCCTCCACCGGGCCAATTATACCTGTGATCCTGTCCGACCCTGCCTTAACGATGCAGGTGGCGGGGGATCTGCAGTCAGATGGTTTCATGGTGGGAGCAATCAGACCCCCCACAGTTCCTCAGGGGACTTCCCGATTACGAATTTCGCTGACCTGTGCCCATCAGAGGGAAGATCTGGAGCGGTTTTTAAAAGCACTGGATGGTTCACTCGCCAGAAACGGGGAATCCCGATAA
- a CDS encoding alpha/beta fold hydrolase: MNFREQIQEEYPFTSHWLKIDGHQYHYLDEGQGEPLLMVHGNPTWSFAWRRLVKQLSRSYRVIAVDHMGCGLSDKPQDYSYTLAAHIANLKTLITELDLKNITLFAHDWGGAIGMGAAVDLPERFGKFVLMNTAAFRSQEIPLRIAVCRIPVLGAWGVRGLNLFSGAAIRMAVEKHERMTGDVKAGFLGPYDNWQNRVAVHRFVQDIPLKPSHPSYETLKHVEDGLAQFKDKPMLLVWGEKDWCFTTNFLDEFERRFPQAETLRIPDAGHYVFEDAHEIMLPRIEQFLQQLV, translated from the coding sequence ATGAATTTTCGTGAACAGATCCAAGAAGAATATCCGTTTACTTCGCACTGGCTGAAGATTGACGGACATCAATATCACTATCTGGATGAAGGCCAGGGAGAGCCTCTGCTGATGGTGCACGGAAATCCTACCTGGAGCTTCGCCTGGCGGCGGCTGGTGAAGCAGCTTTCCCGCTCTTATCGCGTGATTGCCGTCGATCACATGGGCTGTGGGCTCTCTGATAAGCCCCAGGATTATTCCTATACTCTTGCGGCACATATCGCGAATCTGAAAACCCTTATCACAGAACTGGATCTCAAGAACATCACGCTGTTTGCCCATGACTGGGGCGGCGCCATCGGAATGGGGGCTGCGGTCGACCTTCCTGAACGGTTCGGAAAGTTTGTCCTGATGAACACCGCCGCCTTTCGTTCACAGGAAATTCCCCTGCGAATTGCAGTCTGCAGAATTCCTGTTTTGGGTGCCTGGGGCGTCCGAGGTCTCAATCTCTTCTCCGGGGCTGCGATTAGGATGGCAGTGGAGAAACATGAGCGGATGACCGGGGATGTCAAAGCCGGTTTTTTGGGGCCATACGACAACTGGCAGAACCGGGTTGCTGTGCACCGTTTCGTGCAGGATATTCCTCTGAAGCCTTCGCACCCCAGTTATGAGACATTGAAGCATGTCGAGGACGGGTTAGCACAGTTCAAAGATAAGCCGATGCTGTTGGTCTGGGGAGAAAAAGACTGGTGCTTTACCACGAATTTTCTCGATGAATTCGAGCGTCGGTTCCCCCAGGCAGAGACGCTGCGAATTCCGGACGCGGGGCATTACGTCTTTGAAGACGCACATGAAATCATGCTGCCCCGCATTGAGCAGTTTCTCCAGCAACTGGTTTGA
- a CDS encoding DEAD/DEAH box helicase: protein MNQKKKKKKKTTTASFDQLGLNDKILKNLSKAGYEKPSPIQAELIPIAVTGKDCIGQARTGTGKTAAFSLPVLQQIDLRRPGIQALILAPTRELSEQVAVEIRKLCPSKSLSLAVLVGGKPVRPQENQLKKGAQIAVGTPGRVIDHINRGNLKLNTLRFAVLDEADRMLDIGFRPDIEKILRKCPKERQTLLLSATLPPPVERLAQRYMNEPVMIDLSENKVSVDAIDQYYITVDPDRKIKLLSRLLFQERPKQTIVFTRTKRGADKLDRIFSKKLKDVAAIHGDLPQPKRDRVLKKFREGKIRLLIATDVMGRGIDVSGISHIINFDIPEFSDDYVHRIGRVGRLSSDLKGAAFTFVAPDEGDQLTNIENRINHMIQEFRVDKFEAYRPKKPRKELEQISHLGNTEHLINPEFGDF from the coding sequence ATGAATCAGAAGAAGAAAAAGAAAAAAAAGACCACAACCGCCAGCTTTGATCAGTTAGGACTCAATGACAAAATATTAAAAAACCTGAGCAAAGCAGGTTATGAAAAACCAAGCCCCATTCAGGCTGAGTTGATTCCGATCGCTGTCACCGGCAAAGACTGTATCGGCCAGGCACGTACGGGAACGGGCAAAACTGCAGCATTCTCGCTGCCGGTTCTGCAACAGATTGACCTCAGACGCCCTGGAATCCAGGCCCTGATCCTCGCTCCAACCCGCGAGTTGAGCGAACAGGTCGCTGTGGAAATCCGTAAACTCTGTCCTTCGAAGTCACTCAGTCTGGCCGTCCTTGTGGGAGGCAAGCCTGTTCGCCCCCAGGAAAACCAGCTAAAGAAAGGTGCCCAGATCGCCGTTGGTACCCCTGGACGAGTCATCGACCATATCAACCGTGGTAATCTGAAGCTAAACACCCTTCGCTTTGCAGTTCTGGATGAAGCAGACCGAATGCTGGACATCGGCTTCCGACCAGACATTGAGAAGATTCTCCGCAAGTGTCCCAAAGAACGTCAGACTTTGTTGCTCTCAGCAACACTGCCACCGCCTGTCGAGCGGTTGGCACAACGCTATATGAATGAGCCTGTGATGATCGATCTGTCTGAGAACAAAGTCAGCGTCGATGCCATCGATCAGTATTACATCACTGTCGATCCAGATCGAAAAATCAAACTACTCTCAAGACTCTTGTTCCAGGAACGCCCGAAACAGACCATCGTCTTCACCAGAACCAAACGGGGAGCCGACAAGCTGGATCGGATCTTCTCGAAAAAACTGAAGGACGTTGCCGCCATTCACGGGGACCTGCCTCAACCCAAACGGGACCGGGTACTGAAAAAATTCCGTGAAGGAAAAATCCGTCTGCTGATCGCCACCGATGTGATGGGACGAGGGATTGATGTCAGTGGGATTTCACACATCATCAATTTTGATATTCCTGAATTCAGTGATGACTATGTGCACCGTATTGGACGAGTTGGAAGACTCTCATCAGATCTGAAGGGGGCCGCATTCACCTTCGTCGCCCCCGATGAAGGTGATCAGTTAACCAATATTGAGAACCGGATTAACCACATGATTCAGGAATTCCGGGTGGATAAATTTGAAGCCTACCGCCCCAAAAAACCACGCAAGGAACTGGAACAGATTTCTCACCTGGGGAACACAGAGCACCTGATCAATCCTGAGTTCGGTGATTTTTAA
- the ftsH gene encoding ATP-dependent zinc metalloprotease FtsH, whose amino-acid sequence MASPQENPQRTPPPGKDPQKPSSKETQGAPSTGPWLIILLILVIGSLMMMKSSPENTGSKVDYSFFIDELNRGNVDSVEFHGDILTGKWKVRPKNPDDKEKKGEKLAEEFNTVLPSHPVEDRDLVPELIKQNVTFKAESTSVGIGTYILPWLIGPLLIIGFFWFMLRRSADPMGSGMLGNFTKSPAKRFRPSEEQTTFDDVAAMEQAKAELQEVVEFLKTPAKFQRLGAQIPKGVLLMGSPGTGKTLLARATAGEAGVPFYSINGSEFIQMFVGVGASRVRDLFRNAKENAPCIIFVDEIDAVGRIRGAGLGGGHDEREQTLNQMLSEMDGFQQNEAVIVIAATNRPDVLDPALLRPGRFDRHITVDRPTKEGRAAILKVHSRKIPLSDDVDLEKIAAGTIGFSGADLKNLVNEAALSATRLNKDQVDKEDFDNARDRVLMGPPREEILSEKEREMTAYHEAGHALLAWLLPEIDPVHKVTVIPRGRALGVTQLLPDEERYNMGEKQLHSQLAFMLGGRAAEGLVFGEHTAGAADDIKRATQITRKMVGQWGMSGVIGPVAFRHSDENPFLGKEMKSQGECSEETAHVIDQEMQRFLNAAEERAVKILTENREKLDLLAKALVEQEAIDSNDIKRLIGVSVREQANLDNAKQAGTDTENEQPPE is encoded by the coding sequence ATGGCCTCTCCGCAGGAGAATCCCCAACGAACTCCTCCTCCCGGCAAAGATCCCCAAAAGCCATCCAGCAAAGAAACTCAAGGTGCCCCATCAACCGGCCCCTGGCTGATTATCCTGCTGATTCTGGTCATTGGCAGTCTGATGATGATGAAATCTTCTCCGGAGAATACCGGTTCGAAGGTCGATTACAGCTTTTTCATCGATGAGCTCAATAGGGGCAACGTCGATTCCGTCGAGTTCCACGGAGATATTCTGACCGGTAAATGGAAAGTCCGTCCGAAAAATCCGGATGATAAAGAAAAGAAGGGGGAAAAGCTTGCGGAAGAGTTTAATACCGTGCTCCCCTCTCACCCCGTTGAAGATCGTGACCTCGTTCCCGAGTTGATTAAACAGAATGTAACCTTCAAAGCCGAGAGCACCAGTGTCGGCATTGGTACGTATATTTTACCCTGGCTGATTGGTCCCTTGCTGATCATCGGCTTCTTCTGGTTTATGCTCCGACGGTCGGCCGATCCCATGGGATCGGGAATGCTTGGTAATTTCACCAAGAGCCCGGCCAAACGATTCCGGCCTTCCGAGGAACAGACCACGTTCGACGATGTCGCAGCGATGGAACAGGCGAAGGCGGAACTGCAGGAAGTGGTTGAATTCCTGAAAACTCCGGCCAAATTTCAGCGTCTCGGTGCTCAGATCCCCAAAGGGGTGCTTTTGATGGGCTCGCCAGGGACCGGAAAAACTCTGCTGGCTCGCGCCACCGCAGGGGAAGCCGGTGTTCCCTTTTATTCGATTAACGGTTCGGAATTTATCCAGATGTTCGTTGGCGTCGGTGCCAGCCGGGTGCGTGACCTGTTCCGCAACGCCAAGGAAAATGCCCCCTGTATCATCTTCGTCGATGAAATCGATGCCGTTGGTCGAATTCGTGGTGCCGGACTGGGCGGGGGACATGATGAACGCGAACAGACCCTCAACCAGATGCTCAGTGAAATGGATGGTTTTCAACAGAATGAAGCCGTCATTGTAATCGCCGCAACCAACCGTCCCGATGTTCTGGACCCGGCATTGCTGCGTCCCGGGCGATTCGACCGGCATATCACAGTTGACCGCCCTACTAAAGAGGGCCGGGCCGCGATTCTGAAAGTACATTCGCGGAAAATCCCCCTCTCGGATGATGTCGACCTGGAAAAGATCGCTGCAGGAACAATTGGCTTTTCGGGAGCTGATTTGAAGAACTTGGTAAATGAAGCGGCCCTGTCTGCGACACGGCTCAATAAAGATCAGGTTGACAAAGAAGATTTTGACAATGCACGGGATCGTGTTTTAATGGGACCACCTCGCGAAGAGATTCTCAGTGAAAAAGAGCGGGAAATGACCGCTTACCACGAAGCTGGCCACGCGTTATTAGCCTGGTTGCTTCCGGAGATCGATCCAGTGCATAAAGTGACCGTCATTCCTCGCGGCAGAGCGTTGGGCGTGACACAACTGCTGCCCGATGAAGAGCGTTATAACATGGGTGAGAAACAACTCCACTCGCAGTTAGCCTTCATGTTGGGTGGTCGTGCTGCAGAAGGGCTGGTGTTTGGTGAACATACAGCCGGAGCAGCTGACGACATCAAGCGTGCCACACAGATCACACGTAAAATGGTCGGACAGTGGGGCATGAGTGGTGTAATTGGACCTGTGGCGTTTCGCCACTCAGATGAAAACCCGTTCCTGGGTAAAGAGATGAAATCTCAAGGCGAGTGCAGTGAAGAAACCGCACACGTCATTGACCAGGAAATGCAGCGATTCTTAAACGCTGCTGAAGAACGGGCAGTGAAAATTTTAACAGAAAACAGGGAGAAACTTGACCTGCTGGCAAAAGCACTCGTAGAACAAGAGGCCATTGACAGTAATGACATCAAGCGTCTGATCGGAGTTTCGGTTCGGGAACAAGCGAACCTGGATAACGCGAAGCAGGCTGGTACTGATACAGAAAATGAACAGCCACCAGAATAA
- a CDS encoding glycosyltransferase family 2 protein: MEPSSIARFPQSDEHGYPYTTEWYDSLKSYLGEAGCRQLGFYPIPQDFLLSVVIPIFNEQKTVENLISQVKAVPIRKELVLVDDGSTDGTRDILKRLEEQSQSEQDAYNEIRVIFHEVNQGKGAAVRTGFLEAQGDVMLIQDADLEYDPSEYPRLLQPIIEGRADVVYGSRFLGDQPHRVLYYWHYLGNRFLTTLSNCFTNLNLTDMETCYKLFKKDVIKEIAPGLCQNRFGIEPELTAKVARRRCRIFEMSISYDGRTYDQGKKIGWKDGVKALWCIVRYGLKD; encoded by the coding sequence ATGGAACCATCGTCTATCGCACGTTTTCCACAGTCTGATGAGCACGGCTATCCTTACACAACCGAATGGTACGACTCACTGAAGTCGTACCTGGGTGAGGCGGGCTGCCGTCAGTTAGGCTTCTATCCGATCCCGCAAGATTTTCTACTGTCGGTCGTGATCCCGATTTTCAATGAACAAAAGACGGTAGAGAACCTGATCAGCCAGGTCAAAGCAGTACCCATTCGCAAGGAACTGGTACTCGTCGATGATGGCAGCACAGATGGTACTCGAGATATTCTCAAACGTCTCGAAGAGCAATCGCAGTCGGAGCAGGATGCGTATAACGAAATCCGCGTCATTTTCCACGAGGTCAACCAGGGGAAAGGGGCAGCCGTCCGCACTGGTTTCCTGGAAGCACAGGGGGATGTAATGCTGATTCAGGATGCTGACCTGGAATACGATCCCTCTGAGTACCCCCGTTTGCTACAGCCTATTATCGAAGGTCGTGCCGATGTCGTGTATGGCAGCCGGTTTCTGGGAGATCAGCCGCATCGCGTTCTCTACTATTGGCACTACCTGGGAAACAGGTTTTTGACGACCCTCTCAAACTGCTTCACCAACCTCAACCTGACCGATATGGAGACCTGCTATAAGCTGTTCAAAAAGGATGTGATCAAGGAAATCGCTCCTGGACTCTGCCAGAACCGATTTGGTATCGAGCCGGAACTGACAGCCAAAGTGGCCCGACGTCGCTGTCGTATTTTCGAGATGTCGATCAGCTATGATGGACGCACTTATGATCAGGGGAAAAAAATCGGCTGGAAAGACGGCGTCAAAGCACTCTGGTGTATCGTCCGCTACGGTCTGAAGGATTAG
- a CDS encoding aldose 1-epimerase family protein: protein MDLIEVNNGRLKLNIIPTRGMGVWNGMFDELPLGWSSPVKAPVNPALVNLSERGGLGWLSGFNELICRCGLISMGPPGTDAGGNPLESELTLHGRIANTPAHYVSVELDPADGGWIRITGRMTEGMLFGSQLQLESTLETQLGSESFTIKDRVINVGASEAESELLYHINVGAPFLEAGAQFAIPFEEMAPRDPRAAEGVTAYQTYLGPTPGYAEQAYYFKPVADEQGLTPALLSGREGEIGFLVEFVQAKLPCFTLWKNTQPEAAGYVTGLEPGINYPNFRATEREQGRLKVLQPGESYETEFKISILNNSDSVDAIRQKITKLSQQSPSVVHESPHPRFS, encoded by the coding sequence GTGGACCTGATTGAAGTTAATAACGGGCGTTTAAAGCTCAATATCATCCCTACCAGGGGTATGGGAGTCTGGAACGGGATGTTCGATGAGCTACCTCTCGGGTGGAGTTCTCCTGTCAAAGCCCCGGTCAATCCTGCATTAGTTAACCTCTCTGAACGGGGTGGCCTGGGCTGGCTGAGTGGATTCAATGAACTGATTTGTCGATGTGGGCTGATTTCCATGGGCCCCCCTGGAACAGATGCTGGCGGCAACCCGCTTGAGTCGGAACTGACCCTGCATGGTCGCATCGCGAATACTCCTGCCCATTATGTCTCAGTCGAACTGGATCCTGCAGACGGGGGATGGATACGAATTACCGGACGCATGACAGAGGGCATGCTGTTTGGCAGCCAGTTGCAGCTGGAATCGACCCTGGAGACTCAATTGGGTTCTGAATCATTTACAATCAAAGACCGTGTTATCAATGTAGGTGCCAGTGAAGCAGAATCCGAACTGCTTTATCACATCAATGTGGGGGCGCCCTTTCTGGAAGCGGGAGCTCAGTTCGCGATCCCTTTTGAAGAAATGGCTCCACGCGATCCCCGTGCTGCAGAGGGTGTTACGGCTTACCAGACCTATCTGGGGCCGACGCCTGGTTATGCCGAGCAAGCTTACTATTTTAAACCCGTCGCCGACGAGCAGGGGCTTACCCCTGCTCTGCTGTCTGGTAGAGAGGGTGAAATAGGGTTTCTGGTGGAGTTTGTGCAGGCGAAACTACCCTGTTTTACTCTCTGGAAAAATACTCAACCCGAAGCCGCTGGCTACGTGACTGGCCTGGAGCCTGGCATCAATTACCCTAATTTCCGTGCTACAGAACGCGAACAGGGGCGGCTTAAGGTATTACAGCCCGGTGAGAGTTACGAGACAGAGTTCAAAATCTCTATTTTGAATAATTCAGATTCGGTTGATGCCATCCGCCAGAAAATCACGAAACTAAGTCAACAGAGTCCGTCTGTGGTACACGAGTCGCCACATCCCCGGTTTTCCTGA
- the rpsA gene encoding 30S ribosomal protein S1: protein MVDRNLIREFGISDEDLDAAFAEVMPEVEAGEEGDENDWVLDDVYASVSIAYDVNQIIDGVVLSVDGEEVLVDIGFKSEGVVHIDEWSEEEEPPKAGDKVQVLLEEVEDEFGLTMLSKRKADRIREWEKVIATHAEGDVVSGTVVRKIKGGLLINIGVNVFLPASQVDIRRPSDIANYIGRTIECVILKIDEARRNIVVSRRKLIEEKREKLKQDLLSKIEEGQIVKGVVKNIADFGAFVDLGGIDGLLHITDMSWGRINHPTEIVKIDDEIEVMILSVDRDKEKIALGLKQKSPSPWELVESKYPVGTKVTGTVVNVMSYGAFVKLEDGIEGLVHISEMSWTKRINHPSELVNIGDEVEVVVLGVNKDKQEISLGMKQTQSNPWDEVTKKYPEGAKVKGTVRNLTNYGAFIELEEGVDGLLHVSDMSWTRKISHASEVMKKGDEIECLVISVDEERKRIALGLKQLSSDPWETDIPQKYQPGAIVQGVVTKITNFGVFVELEDELEGLLHISELADHKVENPEDIVKVGETLDVKILRVDTDDRKIGLSRKLEEPIEEEAAAGESSEVTSSPRKELMGGTGGDAPLFTMPSESAEASKEEDSSEE from the coding sequence ATGGTTGATCGTAACTTAATTCGAGAGTTTGGTATTTCTGACGAAGACCTGGATGCTGCATTTGCCGAGGTCATGCCCGAAGTTGAAGCGGGTGAAGAAGGTGATGAGAATGATTGGGTGCTGGATGATGTCTACGCATCTGTTTCCATTGCCTATGATGTAAATCAGATCATCGACGGGGTGGTCTTGAGTGTCGATGGTGAAGAGGTTCTCGTTGACATCGGATTCAAGAGTGAAGGTGTCGTACATATCGACGAATGGTCCGAAGAGGAAGAACCTCCTAAGGCCGGTGATAAAGTACAGGTCCTGCTCGAAGAGGTCGAAGATGAATTCGGCCTGACCATGCTCTCCAAACGCAAAGCAGACCGGATTCGCGAATGGGAAAAGGTCATCGCAACCCACGCCGAAGGCGATGTGGTTTCTGGTACCGTGGTTCGCAAAATCAAAGGTGGTTTGCTGATCAATATCGGCGTGAACGTCTTCCTGCCAGCCAGCCAGGTCGATATTCGTCGTCCCTCTGATATCGCCAACTACATTGGTCGTACAATTGAGTGTGTGATCCTCAAAATCGACGAAGCCCGTCGTAATATTGTGGTTTCACGTCGTAAGCTCATCGAAGAAAAACGCGAGAAGCTCAAACAGGACCTGCTCAGCAAAATCGAAGAAGGTCAGATCGTCAAAGGGGTTGTCAAGAACATCGCCGACTTTGGTGCCTTCGTCGACCTCGGTGGTATCGATGGTCTGTTGCACATTACTGACATGAGCTGGGGCCGTATCAATCATCCGACTGAGATCGTTAAGATTGATGACGAAATCGAAGTCATGATCCTGAGCGTCGATCGCGACAAAGAAAAGATCGCTCTGGGCCTCAAGCAGAAATCACCGAGCCCCTGGGAACTGGTCGAATCCAAATACCCCGTGGGAACCAAGGTTACTGGCACGGTTGTCAATGTCATGTCTTACGGGGCCTTTGTGAAACTGGAAGACGGGATTGAAGGTCTGGTTCACATCAGTGAAATGTCCTGGACCAAACGCATCAACCACCCCAGCGAACTGGTCAATATCGGCGACGAAGTCGAAGTTGTGGTTCTGGGCGTCAACAAAGACAAGCAGGAAATCTCTCTGGGGATGAAGCAGACTCAGTCCAATCCCTGGGACGAAGTTACCAAGAAATACCCGGAAGGTGCCAAGGTCAAAGGGACTGTTCGCAACCTTACCAACTACGGTGCATTCATCGAACTGGAAGAAGGTGTCGACGGGCTGTTGCACGTGAGCGACATGTCGTGGACCCGTAAGATTTCACACGCCAGTGAAGTAATGAAGAAAGGCGATGAAATCGAGTGTCTGGTAATTTCTGTTGACGAAGAACGCAAGCGGATTGCCCTGGGCCTGAAGCAGCTTTCTTCGGATCCCTGGGAAACCGACATTCCTCAGAAATACCAGCCAGGTGCAATCGTGCAGGGTGTGGTTACCAAGATCACCAATTTCGGTGTCTTTGTTGAGCTGGAAGACGAACTGGAAGGCCTGCTCCATATCTCTGAACTGGCAGACCACAAGGTTGAAAATCCGGAAGACATCGTCAAAGTCGGCGAAACCCTGGATGTAAAAATCCTGCGTGTCGACACAGACGATCGTAAAATCGGCCTGAGTCGTAAACTCGAAGAACCGATTGAAGAAGAAGCTGCTGCTGGTGAAAGCAGCGAAGTTACTTCCTCTCCTCGTAAGGAACTCATGGGTGGAACTGGTGGAGATGCTCCACTGTTCACTATGCCTTCAGAGAGTGCGGAAGCTTCCAAAGAAGAAGATTCCAGCGAAGAGTAA